Genomic window (Rickettsiales bacterium):
ACTCATGGAGATGAATCAATTGATTCTGTAAGAATAATTATTTTTGTTACTGGTATGATGTTATATTGTTTTTCAGAGCAGGATTAAGATATGGTTTTGTATATGTCTAATTTATCAGAACAGATAGAAAGAATTAAAATATACAATATCTGCATGTGAAGAAAAGCTATCTGAGTTTCAAACACAATATATCATTGATCAATTTATGGCTAAGTTATAGATGGAACAGAAAATTGGTTGAGATTAATATGGTTCTTATAGGGGGATTTTAGGGAGGTTCTTGATTATGAAGAATCAGGATCATTTGTTGAGGTTGCGTAATTCCAATAAATACTTGACTTTTTAAGCATTAATCTTATAATGAAGAAAGGTTTTTGCCTAATGCTCTTTGGTTATTAAGTTGGTCTTAGCACTTTAAGTGGTGTATTTCCCCTGAATATGAAGCATTTCTCTCCAGAGTTAATTTAGACGATCTGGCTGAAAGAGTAATAAGAGTAGAAATTTTTACGCGGAGTAGTTTTGCGTAATGTTTAAAATAGTATAAAGTTATCAAGGAGACGAAATGTCAACAGGTATTGTAAAATGGTTTAATGCAACAAAAGGTTATGGTTTCATTCAACCAGAGGAAGGAACAAGCGATGTGTTTGTTCATATTAGTGCTTTAGAAGAAGCAGGTATTTCTGGCCTAAAAGAAGGTGAAAAAATATCATATGAAGTTGCTACAAATAAAGGTAAAACTTCAGCAGTTAATTTAAAATTAGCATAATTGCTTAAATTTTAAGCTTAGGGGGTTTAAATAAAGCCCCTAAGTCTGCCGTCTTAACAATAGGGTGAGTAAGATTTTCTAAATATATTAGTATTATTTTCCTCTCTCAGAATTTCAGGAAAAATACTATGGAAAATTTTCAATCACTTGGGTTGCCCGAGCCGTTATTTAATGCACTTGCGGCAATGAAATATACAGCACCAACTCCAATTCAAGCTCAAACAATTCCTCATGCGCTTCAGGGACAAGACGTTCTTGGCACAGCACAGACTGGAACTGGAAAAACAGCAGCTTATGGAATACCTTTAATCTCATATTTATTGAATTCAGAAAATACTACAGCTTTAGTGTTAACACCAACTAGAGAATTAGCTATGCAGGTTCTTGCGCTGCTAAATCAAATGTTGGGTAATAAAAGCAAGATTAGAACAGCGTTAATAATTGGTGGAGATCCAATGGGTAGGCAGCTTAATCAATTAGCTGGAAATCCTAGAATAATTGTTGGTACTCCTGGAAGAATAAATGATCATTTAGATCGTGGTACATTGAAATTAAGTAAAACAGGATTTTTGGTGCTTGATGAAACTGACCGTATGCTTGATATGGGGTTTGGTATTCAACTTGATGAAATTGCAAGATTTTTACCGAAACAGCGTCAAACATTAATGTTCTCAGCAACTTTGCCAAATAATATTACAAATATTTCAACAAAATATTTAAAAGATGCAGTTAGAGTCTCAATAGGTTCTACTATTTCTGCTGCTGATACAATCAAGCAAGAAACAATACGTCTTTCTGAAGCAGAAAAATATGGTGTATTGGTGGAGCAATTAGACTCAAGAGAAGGAACTGTTATTATTTTTGTTAAAACCAAAATGGGGACAGAAAGATTAGCAGACAAATTGCGTGATCATGGTCACAGTGTTGCTGCTATTCATGGAGATCTTCGTCAAAGAAACCGCGAGAAAGTTATTCGTGGTTTTAGAAATAAGAAACATCGTATTCTTGTGGCAACTGACGTTGCTGCACGTGGTTTAGATATACCGCATATTGAATGTGTGATTAATCATGACTTACCACAATGCGAAGAAGACTTTATTCATCGTATTGGTCGTACTGGGCGCGCTGGTTCTGAAGGAATGGCTATAAGTTTAATAACTCCACAAGATCATTCAAAATGGAGAGATATCCATAAAATGATGTATCCTGGTGTTAAACTTGATTCTAGTTTTGATGACCCTAAAAGAGCTTCAAGATCTAAGAATGCTAATAGGTCTGGAAGAAATTCAGGTGGTGGGTTTAGACGATCTGAAGGAAGAAACTTCAACCGAAGATTAGAAACAGAAAGATCATCTGCTGGATCTTATAGCTCAAGGCCTGATTTTGCCGCTAGAGGTAGAAGGGGGCAAAGATTTGAAGAAGGCAACACTTCAAGACGTAGTTTTGGTGGCTTAGAAGAGGGCAGCTCAAGATCTTTTGGCAACAGAGCTTTTGAGGGAAGAAGATTTGGAGAAGAAAACTCTTCACGACGCAGCTTTGGTGGAAAGTTTGAAAAAAGAAGATCAGAAAATGGAAACTCTTCTGGAAAATCTTCAAGATCTGGTTTTGGTAATAGAGCGTCAAGGAATGAAAATAGATCTCCTGCTAGACCTGCTTCTAATGGTTTTCGTAAAACATTTTCAAGAGATAGAAGATTTGGTGCTTAATTAGAAGCATAAACTTTATTTTAAATCACTACAAATCTTTGGATGAGTATCAAATCTTATCCGAAGATTTTTTGCCTGTTTTTAAACTAAAAGTGTATTTTCTTGATTTTGGTCATCTATTAATATAGCATTCTTTTATAAGAACATTTATAAGGGGTTAGTGATGTCAGAAGAAATCAATAGAAGATTATTAGACTGTGTTTATAAAAACGATGTACAGGGGGTGGCTAAGACAATTTCTGAAGGAGCTGATATCAACTATACCAACTTATATGGTGAAACCGCTCTTCATATTGCTTCTATTAATGGATATAAAGATTTAGCGAAATTATTACTTTCTAAAAACTCTAGAATTCAGCAAAAAGATGATATTGGTTTAACCCCTCTGGATTGGGCCGAACGTAGATCTAAGGAAGGTGTTGCAATTGAAATTAGATCTCACAAAGAAAAGCAAAAGCAATATCAAGACCGTTGGAACTCAGTTTATAATACATTAGATTCTGTTTATAAGGCTGGTATACGCTCTGCCTATGAAAAAGGTGCTTATGCTTATGATATAATAGATCGTTTAGCAAAAGATTTGGTAGGTGAGCCTTCTAAGGAAGATGTTCGCTATCAATCACAGCAGGATATGGATGAGCATGAGGCTGAACAAACCTTTTCTAGTGATCAAAAAGATACATCTTTACCAAATTTACCAAAAAGTAAAACCGCTACTCCTTCTCCTAGAAAACAACATGCTCCCCAGGCTAAGTCTAGTGAGGTTAGTTGGGGAGTATGGGGGGCTGAAAAGTTTTATAATGTTTTTAACGCATTTGGACAATATGCAACGAGGGAGAATCCAACCTATAAATTCACAACTAAAGAAGATGCCAAGCTAAACAAAGGAGAAGCTAGAGTAAAACGAGAAGGCAGTAAAATTTTTGTTGAGAAAGAAGATGGAACAGAATTTACTGTTGAAAAAGGAGAGGTATCAGAAGAGCTTTTTGAAAAACTTAGCAAAGTTTCAAAGTCAGAGGAGGTTATATTTACTGACGAAGAAGCCAGGCAAATGTCTGATTTTATAGAAGAAAAAGAAAGAAAACAAAATATACCTGAAGAGAAGGGCAGAGAAAAAAGTAAAAATAAAGAAGAATATGCCCCTAATATGAAGCTTCTAAATGCAGAATTACATAGAGCTGCAGAAAAAGACAATATAGAAAGTATGGAGCATGCATTAAATAGAGGAGCTGATATAAATTCTCAAAATAAGTTTGGCAATACGGTTTTACATAATGCAGCTTCAAAAGAGAATTTAGAAACAATAGATTTCTTACTTTCCTGCGGAGCTGATCCTAATATAACAAATAAAAGAAAAGAAACGGCTTTACATGTGGCTTTATCCACTGAAATGATAAATATAAAAATTCCTATAATTAATATTATGCTTGAAAAAGGAGCTGATTTAAATGCTCAAGATATTAATGGAAATTCTCCTATGCATTTTGCAGCTTTAAGCTCTGATGATGTGATAGACATAATGTTGGATGGTGATCGTGCTTCACAAGTGGATATGAATTTGAGAAACAATCGAGGAGATACAGCTCTTAATTTTGCCCTAGAGTTGGGGGATGATGAAAGAATTGAAAAGCTTTGTACTACAAAGATAGATACAAATGCGTTAAATAACGATCAAGAGAGCAGTCTTGCTATAGCTCTAAAACATGGTGCTAGTGATCGCATTATTGCAAAATTACTTCCCACTGACAAAGCTGTTTATAGTGTTCAGGATGCACAAGGTAATAGCATAATGCATCATGCTATTGGATATGGGGTAAGAAAAGGGAAGACAGGAGTTGTTACTAGTCTTATGAAAAATGGAGGAGATATTGATATAGAAAATTATAAGGGAGTTTCTCCTCGGAAGATTGGCTATAATTATGCAATGAACGAAGGAACAGAAACTGCTATAGAGATTAATAGAAAAAAACGCCTTCATCAGGTGGCATTATCAGGAGATGAGACCCAGATTAAAAAATTAGCAGCTAAGGGAGCAAATTTAGATCAACAAGATGAATTAGGAAATACTCCTGGCCATTATGCTTTATTATCTGATAATGAGGATAATTTTTATGTATTAACTGAAGATTTAGGTGCCGAC
Coding sequences:
- a CDS encoding cold-shock protein codes for the protein MSTGIVKWFNATKGYGFIQPEEGTSDVFVHISALEEAGISGLKEGEKISYEVATNKGKTSAVNLKLA
- a CDS encoding DEAD/DEAH box helicase; its protein translation is MENFQSLGLPEPLFNALAAMKYTAPTPIQAQTIPHALQGQDVLGTAQTGTGKTAAYGIPLISYLLNSENTTALVLTPTRELAMQVLALLNQMLGNKSKIRTALIIGGDPMGRQLNQLAGNPRIIVGTPGRINDHLDRGTLKLSKTGFLVLDETDRMLDMGFGIQLDEIARFLPKQRQTLMFSATLPNNITNISTKYLKDAVRVSIGSTISAADTIKQETIRLSEAEKYGVLVEQLDSREGTVIIFVKTKMGTERLADKLRDHGHSVAAIHGDLRQRNREKVIRGFRNKKHRILVATDVAARGLDIPHIECVINHDLPQCEEDFIHRIGRTGRAGSEGMAISLITPQDHSKWRDIHKMMYPGVKLDSSFDDPKRASRSKNANRSGRNSGGGFRRSEGRNFNRRLETERSSAGSYSSRPDFAARGRRGQRFEEGNTSRRSFGGLEEGSSRSFGNRAFEGRRFGEENSSRRSFGGKFEKRRSENGNSSGKSSRSGFGNRASRNENRSPARPASNGFRKTFSRDRRFGA
- a CDS encoding ankyrin repeat domain-containing protein — translated: MSEEINRRLLDCVYKNDVQGVAKTISEGADINYTNLYGETALHIASINGYKDLAKLLLSKNSRIQQKDDIGLTPLDWAERRSKEGVAIEIRSHKEKQKQYQDRWNSVYNTLDSVYKAGIRSAYEKGAYAYDIIDRLAKDLVGEPSKEDVRYQSQQDMDEHEAEQTFSSDQKDTSLPNLPKSKTATPSPRKQHAPQAKSSEVSWGVWGAEKFYNVFNAFGQYATRENPTYKFTTKEDAKLNKGEARVKREGSKIFVEKEDGTEFTVEKGEVSEELFEKLSKVSKSEEVIFTDEEARQMSDFIEEKERKQNIPEEKGREKSKNKEEYAPNMKLLNAELHRAAEKDNIESMEHALNRGADINSQNKFGNTVLHNAASKENLETIDFLLSCGADPNITNKRKETALHVALSTEMINIKIPIINIMLEKGADLNAQDINGNSPMHFAALSSDDVIDIMLDGDRASQVDMNLRNNRGDTALNFALELGDDERIEKLCTTKIDTNALNNDQESSLAIALKHGASDRIIAKLLPTDKAVYSVQDAQGNSIMHHAIGYGVRKGKTGVVTSLMKNGGDIDIENYKGVSPRKIGYNYAMNEGTETAIEINRKKRLHQVALSGDETQIKKLAAKGANLDQQDELGNTPGHYALLSDNEDNFYVLTEDLGADIDIKNNKGISLRDVIESTSPEKANELIREVSKDIESIFYGGSVADHEHNSEFKEVNSSIGLEGSEVRLEVPEEEKEVIERVGSPVGVNISDKEITKQSKILRLEIPKDVLNSLRESGAQCVEGVESINPQEKGVKTPRKGRERS